A genomic stretch from Frigoribacterium sp. PvP032 includes:
- a CDS encoding RNA polymerase sigma factor, with protein sequence MSDQPRRVDLADADDHTLVERAGHGDVRAFEVLVRRYGPLMRSYARRVLGRSDDVDDVVQEAFVAAWKQLPSIEDPAKVKSWLMRIVSRRCVDRIRARRDHDDIADHDSEGPEHETPHRVVEARSREHALTLALEAMPDPQRRAWILKEMVGHSYDEIADDLRLPLSTVRGLLSRARKNMITEMEAWR encoded by the coding sequence GTGTCCGATCAGCCGCGCCGTGTCGACCTCGCGGACGCTGACGACCACACCCTCGTCGAACGTGCCGGGCACGGTGACGTCCGGGCGTTCGAGGTCCTGGTTCGCCGGTACGGGCCGTTGATGCGCTCCTACGCGCGGCGGGTCCTCGGTCGTTCCGACGACGTCGACGACGTCGTCCAGGAGGCCTTCGTCGCGGCGTGGAAGCAGCTGCCGTCGATCGAGGACCCGGCGAAGGTGAAGAGCTGGTTGATGCGCATCGTCAGCAGGCGGTGCGTGGACAGGATCAGGGCCAGACGTGACCATGACGACATCGCCGACCACGACTCCGAAGGTCCCGAGCACGAGACGCCGCACCGTGTCGTCGAGGCCCGGTCGCGGGAGCACGCCCTGACGCTGGCGTTGGAGGCGATGCCGGACCCCCAACGGCGAGCGTGGATCTTGAAGGAGATGGTCGGGCATTCGTACGACGAGATCGCGGACGACCTGCGACTGCCGTTGTCGACCGTCCGGGGGCTCCTCTCCCGGGCGCGGAAGAACATGATCACCGAGATGGAGGCATGGCGATGA
- a CDS encoding glycosyltransferase family 2 protein, whose protein sequence is MTVTARTTPALPESRHRSTGRDVLRADDVDVALTVHGPARYVAEDWMPVRRLPDGALLVATAHRASDASLRDGLEEELDSPVELLAVPEWELKGVLVELFSAHVADRAANALFDRSPELSAKVVFSRGQAVGGIATLLVLAGLAVVWPWQVVTGLVAAISVVFLAGTAFKFVVAMQGARYDVVERVTDSEVARLDDDDLPVYTVLVPVFREANIVAQLIDNLGDIDYPVEKLEVLILIEEEDLETRHAIESASPPAHFHVVTVPRGHPQTKPRACNVGLALASGDFLVIYDAEDTPDPDQLKKALIAFERGGAETVCVQAALNYFNADENALTRMFTLEYSYWFDYMLAGLDHADLPIPLGGTSNHFRVEALRELGGWDPYNVTEDADLGIRASAIGYRVGVINSTTMEEANTSMPNFVRQRSRWIKGYMQTTLVHARRPLALIREIGIVRFAAFTLLIGGTPAIFLGVLPFYLLSAVTLFVPASVLSAVFPPWLLVICLLNFLMGNSIMVYLTMMGPFKRGTFHLMAWTLLNPVYWILHSLAAYKGLWQLLTRPHYWEKTEHGLTQQSHSA, encoded by the coding sequence ATGACCGTCACCGCACGCACCACGCCCGCGCTGCCCGAGTCGCGTCACCGCAGCACCGGCCGCGACGTCCTCCGCGCTGACGACGTCGACGTCGCCCTCACCGTGCACGGCCCTGCCCGGTACGTCGCCGAGGACTGGATGCCGGTCCGCCGCCTCCCCGACGGCGCCCTGCTCGTCGCCACCGCCCACCGCGCCTCCGACGCCTCGCTCCGCGACGGGCTCGAGGAGGAGCTGGACAGCCCGGTCGAGCTGCTGGCCGTCCCCGAGTGGGAGCTCAAGGGCGTTCTCGTCGAGCTCTTCAGCGCCCACGTGGCCGACCGGGCCGCGAACGCGCTCTTCGACCGCAGCCCTGAGCTCTCGGCGAAGGTCGTGTTCTCGCGCGGGCAGGCGGTCGGCGGCATCGCGACGCTCCTCGTGCTCGCCGGGCTGGCCGTCGTGTGGCCCTGGCAGGTCGTGACGGGCCTGGTCGCGGCGATCAGCGTCGTGTTCCTCGCGGGCACCGCGTTCAAGTTCGTGGTCGCGATGCAGGGCGCCCGGTACGACGTCGTCGAGCGCGTGACGGACAGCGAGGTCGCCCGCCTGGACGACGACGACCTACCCGTCTACACGGTGCTGGTGCCCGTGTTCCGCGAGGCCAACATCGTCGCGCAGCTGATCGACAACCTCGGCGACATCGACTACCCGGTCGAGAAGCTCGAGGTGCTGATCCTGATCGAGGAGGAGGACCTCGAGACCCGGCACGCGATCGAGTCGGCCTCGCCGCCGGCCCACTTCCACGTCGTGACGGTGCCGCGGGGCCACCCGCAGACGAAGCCCCGGGCCTGCAACGTGGGGCTCGCCCTCGCCTCGGGCGACTTCCTCGTGATCTACGACGCCGAGGACACCCCCGACCCCGACCAGCTGAAGAAGGCCCTGATCGCGTTCGAGCGAGGAGGCGCCGAGACGGTCTGCGTGCAGGCCGCCCTGAACTACTTCAACGCCGACGAGAACGCGCTCACCCGCATGTTCACGCTCGAGTACAGCTACTGGTTCGACTACATGCTCGCCGGCCTCGACCACGCCGACCTGCCCATCCCGCTCGGCGGCACCTCGAACCACTTCCGGGTCGAGGCGCTCCGCGAGCTGGGCGGCTGGGACCCGTACAACGTCACCGAGGACGCCGACCTCGGCATCCGTGCCAGCGCCATCGGCTACCGGGTCGGGGTGATCAACTCGACCACGATGGAGGAGGCCAACACCTCGATGCCCAACTTCGTCCGGCAGCGCAGCCGCTGGATCAAGGGCTACATGCAGACGACGCTCGTGCATGCGCGTCGTCCCTTGGCGCTGATCCGCGAGATCGGGATCGTCCGCTTTGCCGCTTTCACCCTGCTGATCGGCGGGACGCCCGCGATCTTCCTCGGCGTGCTGCCCTTCTACCTGCTCTCGGCCGTCACCCTGTTCGTGCCGGCCAGCGTGCTCTCGGCGGTGTTTCCGCCCTGGCTGCTGGTGATCTGCCTGCTGAACTTCCTCATGGGGAACAGCATCATGGTCTACCTGACGATGATGGGCCCGTTCAAGCGGGGAACGTTCCACCTGATGGCCTGGACGCTGCTGAACCCTGTCTACTGGATCCTGCATTCCCTCGCCGCCTACAAGGGCCTCTGGCAGCTGCTCACCCGCCCGCACTACTGGGAGAAGACGGAGCACGGGCTGACGCAACAAAGCCATTCCGCGTGA